Sequence from the Prunus persica cultivar Lovell chromosome G5, Prunus_persica_NCBIv2, whole genome shotgun sequence genome:
TAGCTAAATCACTTTCTTCTCAATGAAAGTTCTGCATGCGCACTTGGACAAGTTTAACTTGAGCCAACTGATTGAATCTGAAAGGCTAGCACTGAGAAGTTTAACTTGGTAATATATGTCGATATTCTGCGGTATTGCTCTGTTTTCCTATTTAGCTCTGGTTTTGCTATGTTTGCAGGCTCTTGCTAAGGAAATCCGAGAGTTTAGAAGCCCGACAGATGGTGAAACTCGGATGTTCTATGAGATTGTGGTTGCACCCAAGTACACAAAGAAAGGGCTTGAAATCCTCCGAGGAAAATCGAAGACTCTAAGGATCCTTGAGGCAAGAAAAAATGAGAAAGGAAAGCTTTCACTTAGACAGGTTGGTGGTGGGTGGTTAGCACAGGACTCGGATGATTTAACTCCCCAAGATATACAGTTTAAAGTTGTTACTCAGAAGGCTCCACAAGAAAGTGAGCTTGGTGATGCAGAGTTCGCATGGTTGTGCGTCAAGCATGTCAAAAGCAATGCAATTGTAATAGCAAAGGttgtctttctttgtttcaccTTTAAAACCCCACCCCCctcaattttattatatctTGGTATGATGCTTTGATTGAATTGGTTGGTACTTTTAGACAAATATCTGATCCTTAACTTATGGGCAGAATAATTGTATGTTGGGTATGGGAAGTGGCCAGCCAAACCGTCGGGAGAGTTTAAGAATAGCCTTGAAGAAAGCAGGAGAAGAGGTCAAGGGTGCAGCATTGGCCAGCGATGCCTTCTTCCCATTCGGTAATTACTAGCTCTTGCAATAACTTCTGTTTCTATTATTTAACACTGAAAAGCCAGAGGAGTACTGATTTGATAATTATTGGAGTCTAGATGAAGTTAAATAGTTTTACTAATCCATAATACAAGGAATAGTCgaattctaaatttttttagtgaGAGGAACTTGTACTAAAGTGGAAAAACATGAAGGAGCCTTTATATTAATCTGATTGATGCTTGTTTTACAAACAGCTTGGAAAGATGCAGTGGAAGAAGCATGTGAGAGCGGAGTTAGTGTTATTGCAGAACCTGGTGGGAGCATCAGAGATGGGGATGCTATAGACTGCTGTAACAAATATGGAGTTTCACTTCTTTTCACAAATGTGAGGCACTTCAGGCATTGATAACAATTTTCTGCCTTGGTTCTTTTTGTTCTCTCCTGGAGAAGTTCCTGTAGATGGTTGCTCGGCATCCGTGCAAGTCATAATGaatctttttttgggtataaaaTAAGGgcttaaaaatcaaaaatttccTTGAAATTTCACCgaaaatttcatatttatgtAGATGGAATGGAATTCTCAAAACTTCCAGAATATTTCCTGATCTTTTGGAGATCAGTCTTCATCTTAGTTGAAAAGGGAACTTGGCTATATTTCTAAATCTTGAAATGACTTCAACTATAGCTATGATTCCAACCAGAAGAGTGCTAAATAGTTGATTAGGGTATTAGAATTGATCTAACTTCTGCCTATTTCTAACTAAAcctgaattcaaatttcaatacaaACAAGTTCCTCAGAATTTGagcattttaaattttatgactTAATCAACAAGCTGAATCCTTAAAGTGGTTAAGAATTTATCCCTAAACTAAATTTTAGAGTTCGAACATGCACCTTTCCCTTTATCttcttttgtataaaatttgATGAGTTATAGTTGTTTTCTaaggataaaaaataaaaaatcaaggcttaacaaatgaaaaatcaacGCTATGCGATCCTTCTCTCCTTAGTGCTGCAGGTTGATCTTCTGATCTTATACCATTCCCATCGTGTGCGGAGCCCTCCCTCTCTGAGAGATCAGTGTCAGATTGATAAGATACCGATCTAGGGGAATTAAGTACGCTTTCGAGGTCGGATTGATTGGACCTGTGCTTTTGGTTGTGAAGCAAATGCAGTGGGGATGAACCCTGGCTTGGTGTATTTTCCCCACTTACAAACCCTGAGGAAGAAGCATCACCTGCTTTCCTCAACTTCTTTCTCTGCTTTGCAGCCTTCTGCCAATTCTTAAGAGCCTTTGCCGTTTGCTCCTCGAAAATTGCTTTCTTCATGTGAGATCCCATCTGCACGTTATGATACGatacatgcatgcataaatatggataattaaatatattatagagagattaatttctcaaaaaagaaaaacttagaCAATTTTTTCAGGTGCTTGTAACTAAAATGCTCCTCCAAATTTGGGTGTTATATGAAAGACTGACTGATGACCACTTAGCTATAATGTTATGAATATGAAAGCATGTGCAAATGTGGGTTAAGTCAGCTGGTCAGGCTGGCGAGCCAACTCTCTTGATTTTAAGTTCCATTTTCCGTAAATTACATTACTTTAGAGTAATAAattatcacttgtataaaagACGAAATGAATATGAaagcatgcatgcatattTCTAAAAGAGGCTTGGGatgtttaattttgaaatactCACTTGTGTAATCAAAGCATAAAGAGGGAAGGTAATGTAACTGCATAGGATCTGTAGGGCTACCCCAAGGAAAACCCTTGTCAGTATCAGAGGCAAGTTTTCGTGGAAGCATGATGTGAACCCAAATTCAGACTGCAAATATTATCATAGTATATATGGTTAGTATACAGTTCAGAGAGTGCGCATAATTACCAATATAATAATTTACTTAATTCCTCTGAATAATTCTTAGTTAAGAAAAGGAACAACATTAGCTAGTATTGGTTTAGGGTTAATTACTTACAGATGTCCATAAGAAATACGCCATTTGGAAAGCGTTCTGTGCATGCAGCAGGCAAATCCATTAATTGTTAGAAaccttatattatatatagcatttcctatatatatatatatatatatatatatatacacgtaaGATTTATATGGATGCATGCAGGCACGCATTAGAGCAATGTTCTCTTGCCAAAATGGTGTACTTATGTTGTAAAAATTGTGAATCTTAGACCGCAGGAATGGTTGGTCCGTATTTACAATCTgacaatataataataatttatatataacatatGAAGTTCATGTATATAATAAACTCTGAGCTCTCACTCACCTGGAATAATGTGAAATGAATTAAGAGGAGAATCCACTCAGGGCGATTAAACCAAAAGAACTTGTTGCTTGGCTCTACAACGGGAGCGCCTTTAACAACTGTAGTTCGATCATGCATTTCTTGAGCCATCTCCATGATGATAAGCTCAAGCTTTGTACCCACCAGAAGAAGAATCTGCAGTACAGAAGTATTAATGATAGAggacttgaagaagaagaagaagaagaagctatAGCACTTACAACGAGTGGCGCCAATGACAACCAAGTGAACGCGTGCCATTCTGTAAAATAGgaggtatttatttatcagtaTTTAAAAGTATTAATGATAGATTGACCACCTAGAAGTTAAAACGTCTCTGTGTTTTGGAAGAGAGATATAAGAAGGAGAGAGATTTACTGTGAACATTTAGAACCAAAAACACCACGGCAAAAATCCATAGTGGTATACTGcaaaatcaataaattaaattaataaacaatagtgcaaggaagagagagagagagagagagagagagagagagacctaaTACCCACGACGACCTTGAAGTCATCTTCCATGGATCTCTTAATATACTTATGGAAGTCAAATTTGCTATTTGGAGCAAAATGTGCCTGCATGTCcagaataaaaaaagtacTTAGGGTTGGGCCAAAACtatatcaaaaaaaaaaagtatgtatAGTTCATCACAAATGGTATCTGATcgcttggactacaggggtctaAGAGATTTGTAATCACTTACAgttagatgtaaattcaacggttcactcactcttacactttttttaagaaacttttttgaactgTTAGATTAACATCTAATGGTGTCCAAGAGATCTAGAACTGatggttttatatataattacttACATTGATAAATCCGTGGCGCATGGTCAAATAGTCCACCTTCGTAACGGAACCAAAGAATTGCCTGAAAAATGCCACCTacaatgtacatatatatatatatatatatatgtatggatAATGGAAGAGGTTCTTTAATTAAGTGCTCAAGAAACTTTGGTTAAGTGTTTTTTGTTATAGCAACTAAGAGCTTTggttaatttcaaataaagaACAAGATTCTACacattatttaatttacaagTTAACTTACAATCCATCTTATTCCAGGCATTGTAGAAAAACCTGAATGACGCTTCACAAATGAAGTTTGTCGAGTAAACCTGAATCTTGAAGGGTCTGGaacaagaaataatatatataatttaaaattgctCAATCATATTGACTCGTTTGGTAGcactttggtttttggttttcagattttattttcccttttaagaaaaatataattaaaatcagTTCAGAAATTATGGAAAATGTTAGAAAAATGATAGAGATGAAGAAAGTTGCATAAAACAAagactaaaaataaaatattaattaataccATTTGTGAATTGATATTCCAAGGACGAGGTCTCTGATTCCCAAGCTTTCCATTTCTTCATCTGGTCAACATAAAAGCCGATTAAACAGCTATATAGATTCCCTTTTCTCAAGTTTGGTTTCTAATGAGAAACGATGGGAAAATTTTGGATTGttgaatgaattttttaaattttttatatatatatatcacaataaattacttaatttctaattaatttattaacttTTATTTGAAATCTAAACGGGAATTCTACTATCCAAAAAGATTTTGAGGTGGTCCAGTCCTCGTATCACATTTCCATGACACGACTAGAGAACTGCCAAGCCACAAAATTACGAGCAGTTACACAATTTGCACTTCCTCAATTTCTTGCCATGCTCTACGTACATATATACAGGGAATCTAGATAATatgcacacaaaaaataataataataaataaatatgatcgAAGGTCCTGTTCATTGTGCCATACGAACAATTTATATTGCCAGACAGTCTGATAAGAAAACATACAATTCCTTTTTTAAGTTCTAATTTCAAATCCATGTGGTGCTGTGTATATAAAATAAAGCGCACAGTCGTACGTGTCACAGTGTGATGGTATACTTACTTTGGCATGCGCGAGTGCCATAGTAAGGACACTATACATAACATGAAAAACAGCAAGCACAAAGATGAAGATGTGCAATTGGTGCATCCCAGATGGAGATATCAGCGGCACTTTACCCTACACATGTACAAAATACTAACTAATATGAGcattaaatgcaaaaaaattatatttgaatttgatagtTTATATGACAATTCGACCTATTACATATTTTGATAGGGCGTTTGATAtgtaaatatttattaataataagcCTTAACAAGCATGCAATCTGAGAGgactaaaaaaatttgatagtGCTTTACAAGCAGCAATTTGATAGTGcgtttgttttgtaaaatttttttaagaatgcaatctgatagtttcataAATTTTAGAGACGTTTTGTAATAATAAGCCTTTAAAATGTAAAGCTTTAATTTTCCGATGTACATTCACACCCTCAACATGTCGTATCTCCACGGACAATTTGCCATAGAGGCGGAGATGCTCTAAGAGGATGGGGCCCGCAAgaatcattaattaattagttacattaattttattaattatgtgtatattataatattaatgttgatttaatgaattaattacgTACGTACCTCTGAACAAGCAGCGGAATCTCCTCCACTTGGGGCGGCTAAAACTCGACGCCATATCATGGTTTCAGCAAATTCCAGTAACTTTCGTCGCCTATCATTATCATCaccatctcctcctcctcctcctttgtTTTTTCCATCATCGTCCTTGCCGCCCCCATTGCCTTCTAGCTCACATGGAAGCATAGTATTTCCGTACTTTTCTGGGATGCATATTTTTGGAAGATATCTTGTGCCCACCGTAAGTAGTAGAGATATGAATCCCAAAAGCATGAGCTCTGCATACATGGATGTACTATATATATCAAAGGGTCTAGAGAGAGCCAGGAGAAATTATCATcacacaaaaggaaaaaaaaaaaaactaaaataattatttattagcATAATGTAAGTAATTATATGAAATATACACTGACCAGCTTTTATTTTCTCCAAAGCTTCAAGCATAGCTTTCTTATTGCGTTTCTGGAACCACTGTCATTATAAAAGTAAACATTGAAATCTTGcattatacatgtatatatacgtatttATTAGGTACATACCTTTCCAAGAGCATGAATTGCTTGTTCTATAATTATAGAAATAAGTATGAAAACTGCACAGGCAATGGCAACAGCCCATGTGGGTGTCTCCTTTAAAGACCTTTCTCCGGCAGCTGCTGGAGCCATGGCTGCCTTAATTACCCTTTAAGTACACTTAATCAAACTAATTAATATGTACTATCTAGCTAATTCTTGAAGAGAATTGAATTAACGTAGGCAGTGAAGATTTTGGTATTTAGAATTCCGggattttttattcttctctccgaggaggtatatataagtAATTACAGGCAGCTTTGATTTAGGTTAGGGAGGGAGAACAAAATCCAAACCTTATGATGATATATATAGCGCATTGGATTatttcaatatataaataaatcacACGCTATAAATTTGTCatatgcataatgtttttttgtggCTTGTCCTAAATGGTAGGTTATCCGTCGAGCGGTTGTGGAACAATTAATCCTTCTTATAATTATAACGTTGTTGGTTATTATAAATGTATGGaacaatttaaaaatcaaGCCGGCCGGCTATTGGAGCCAAAACGAGAATATGCATgtcaattataattataataacacTTCAAAATAATTATCGTATACTCTTCCATAAGAAATATTACATCATGGTTATTTTGGAGTTCTAATAATAGCTAACGGgtaatgttttaaacaaatcgaCATCGTAAGACACATACCGCGTCAAATTTCTTAAAGCCATAGACATGGTAAGACACATACCACGTTGCTTCTCAAGTAATACGCGACGTAAATGTTATTCAAAAACGTctatattattgaaaaaatcaacGTGGGATAATACTTCCTACGTCACTTTTTAAGATGTAAGGACGTAGAATGTTGTTTCAAACTTcgatttttcttccaatggAACTCGAACGACGTCGCTTTTGGATAAAAAATGACGTGAATTAATATAATCCACGATGGTAAATCACCACGGTAGTGAGAGTTTTTAAAGCATGTCGATGGAGTAGACGTTGCTTTTTCACCTTGAATCACGACGGTTTTCCACGGAcgttgttttcaatttttgacaTAGTGTTTATTAAGGATATGGGGGTGATGGGTGATGGGTTTCTTAGAAGATACCGAAGTGAGGAAGAGTTCTTCATCACTAGAAGACCCATGTTTTGTTGCTTTTCATCTTAGCACATTGCTGCGTTATGCCCTTGCTTGCTCATTTTGTTGAGTACTGATTTGTTTATCAATTCTATGCATGGCTAGAATTgacaaataattattatttaaatatgtaCACTTCTCTTTTGGTATTTGACCCAGTCTCCTTCCCAAGATTTCCAGTTGTAGTTCTGATTGTGTTTTGTATGGTCTTGCTTAGTCCAACTAGGAATTGTTCAATCTACATAATTAATTGCATCAGCTTCTTCTAGCATTGTAAAATTTGCTATATGTCCGACTAATTGTCAACGGTTCTTTCAGTTGCATTGGGATGACGTTAAGTACAAGTGAgctctattttgattttgattttttttttctttctgaaaacAAGAAACTAATTTCGATTTATTATTGTGGCGGTCAAgtatctctttgtttttatttgttggatACTCAAGAATCAATATCGCGGAGGTAATTTTGATTTGACAAGCTTGTTGCTGTATACTTTTgtcagagtgctgctattttcacTCTCTCCTATTTTTCCACCTactttatctttaaaaatttaaaaacaaatttactcctttgtaaaatgacttctaagAACGTACCGAAAAAACATCTAACACATGATATATTATCCAGTCCTATTGAAACCAAGCCCTATATAGTTGCATTATAGCTATGAATATATTTACAAGTACAAACTATTCGGCACGGATATCTCTCAAAACGTTCCTCCAATTTAAGAGGTGACTGGAAAAGAATGTATTTCATTATTGAAATAGTCGAGGGATGCTGTACTACAATCGCAAACCATGGAATCGGCCATCTGTAAGTCATTAGCTGGAGCACAAGTTACATAACTGCTTACTTGAGATGTTAATTACATTGTTTCAACATGGGGTCAATCTTCTCCACATAAGCATAGTTTCCCAACCTAGCCGCCCACTTACCCAACTGTTAGTTAAGTTTTTTGTGAAGCACATTCTTCATTATTTCAATCTAGTTCCCCTCATTGCAATTACAACTTGAAAGTAAATGACAGTCATTTAAAGGTAATTTAAAGTACTAGTGCAGAGAAGTGAGCAAGGCCTAGCAATTAGAAATCGATACCAAGTGTTGGCAGAGCAATAAACTAAAAAGATAACAATTAGGAGTTGTCAACTAATTATCTTGGTACAAGAGGGTTGTTTGAGTTCAAAAGAGACCAGGTGTTGATCGAGTTTAAAGTCTTTTTCTCAGAAGAAAAGTTGATATTTGAGTTTCGTGTGTTGAGTTGATGACTTCTccttctatttatagagttttaGGTCTTCTGAATTGGCCCCTACGTgtaaaattaccaaaatacccttgtaggcttttttttaaaaaaaaaatctaaaacgTGGAGGGCATCAGCCCACCCTCCTCCCATTCTTCCCCCCTTGCCTTAAGCTTTCAAATCCACCATTTATGAAAGGATGAGTCACCTAGTCTAAAGTGGTGAGTCACCTAGCCTAAAGTTATGACTCACCTAGTCTAAGGTATCTTCCTTAATGaagctgaattttttttagagctaagagagagagagagagagagactaagaagaagaagaagaagaagaagaagaaaggagaagaCTGGGAAATAAGGGAGTGGAGGTTATTGCTATTACATCCATGAgagaattaagaaagaaatgtGAGaggtagaaaagaaaatggtttaGTGTTGAAGCAATTGGAAGGATGAAAGGTGGGATTCTTGTTCTAAgttcattttcaattcttgAGTTTTTGTATAATAATTGTTTGAGTAGATTTATAGTTGTATTTGAGTTGGAGAATGTTTTATGAACCTTTTAAGGcgtaagaaaatcaaaagaagaattttgaaatcaagattttcggattttgggtgtgttgataagtttttgggtttgggtgTTCAAAATTTAGATCCAAATCTTGATTTTTGGAAACTTAGGCCAAGGATATGATGTTGGAGTATTTTCAAGCCTTAAGGATAGTATTGGAGGTATGTTGAAAGAGacttttgagaaaattatgaaacttCGTATTTTTCTGGAAATTTCAATTCATGGGCCTTACTTTGCTCTTCCTTTGATCTATGAAGTAATTTTTGAAAGGTTTTGATGTTTTGGAAACTAGGAACAGCAAAGGTCAAAACCTTTTTGATTTCAATGATTTTGGTTAAGTTTTGGGGGATTAAATATGGGAGTTAAGTTTTCAAAACTGCCAAAACAGAGGAAGCTGGAAAACGAAAATTCAGATTTTTGGATCTGTCTTTGGGTTTGAACTTCTCACTAACCATAGCTCCGTTTTCAGAAATCTTTATATGTATAGAAATCTAAGGTTACAAGCTTCAATTTGAGTATAGTCTTGCAAAGTTTTACTATTGTTAGTTATGCCAAAAACGAAGTGGAAAACAGGGGAAAAAAGGTCTTTTGGGGAAGACGAAAAACACACCGAACTCTTCTATACTCTTCTTAGATAAGCATGAATCCCTAGGGATAGAGAACTTCAATCTAGTTTCTGCGAGATATTCCATAGGTGGATTTAAGCGGAAGATCTGCGTATGGTGATACACATTTTTGAAATAACAAGGGCTTTAAAGTACCATGCACTCGCCATATTTATGTTCAGCACATGTGGTGCGATGTTGGTGTCATTCGTCATCCTCCCCAACTTAGTTTTTCGTTTTAAGTCCGTTAACATTGGTTTCAAGACCATCCAAGACCCGTaactttttgaccaaaaattaTGTTAAGCAAAAGCACTAATTATTATTTGTCCTTATTGTTCGATTTAGGCTTGAGTGGAAACAGAAGGATTGGAAGAGTAATTCGGTAATCTAACTAGTCGAacgtgaggtatggtttcctGATTTCCCGATGGTAGGGTTATGTCACTTTTAATCTTTGTGCTTATATAATActataaatatgaatattattgttgctttgcttggtgaatattatttgatgttgtgtgaatattattattgatgTTTCTCCATGTATAGTATTTGACGTTGggtgaatattattattcatgtgaTTAAGCATgaaatatt
This genomic interval carries:
- the LOC18777325 gene encoding MLO protein homolog 1, whose amino-acid sequence is MAPAAAGERSLKETPTWAVAIACAVFILISIIIEQAIHALGKWFQKRNKKAMLEALEKIKAELMLLGFISLLLTVGTRYLPKICIPEKYGNTMLPCELEGNGGGKDDDGKNKGGGGGDGDDNDRRRKLLEFAETMIWRRVLAAPSGGDSAACSEGKVPLISPSGMHQLHIFIFVLAVFHVMYSVLTMALAHAKMKKWKAWESETSSLEYQFTNDPSRFRFTRQTSFVKRHSGFSTMPGIRWIVAFFRQFFGSVTKVDYLTMRHGFINAHFAPNSKFDFHKYIKRSMEDDFKVVVGISIPLWIFAVVFLVLNVHKWHAFTWLSLAPLVILLLVGTKLELIIMEMAQEMHDRTTVVKGAPVVEPSNKFFWFNRPEWILLLIHFTLFQNAFQMAYFLWTSSEFGFTSCFHENLPLILTRVFLGVALQILCSYITFPLYALITQMGSHMKKAIFEEQTAKALKNWQKAAKQRKKLRKAGDASSSGFVSGENTPSQGSSPLHLLHNQKHRSNQSDLESVLNSPRSVSYQSDTDLSEREGSAHDGNGIRSEDQPAALRREGSHSVDFSFVKP